One window of Trifolium pratense cultivar HEN17-A07 linkage group LG5, ARS_RC_1.1, whole genome shotgun sequence genomic DNA carries:
- the LOC123887401 gene encoding uncharacterized protein LOC123887401, whose translation MHTKTDSEVTSVATSSPTRSPPRRPIYYVQSPSRDSHDGEKTVTTSFHSSPVLSPVASPHHSSSTGFSAPQRKKEHQHQHQHSLKTWKQIDVIEEEGFLHGEDRNSGFSRRCYFLAFVVGFFVLFSLFSLILLGASKHMKPKIVIKSIKFDHVTVQAGSDSTGVATDMISMNSTLKFTYRNTGTFFGVHVSATPLELSYSDIVIASGNMKEFHQSRKSHRLVSVAIMGSKVPLYGSGASLSSTTGMPTLPVPLNLNFVMRSRANVLGKLVKPKYYKRIHCSITLDPKKLGAQVPLKNSCTYD comes from the exons atgcatacaAAGACAGATTCAGAGGTTACAAGTGTAGCAACATCATCACCAACAAGATCTCCACCTCGTAGACCAATCTACTATGTTCAAAGTCCATCAAGAGATTCTCACGACGGTGAAAAAACCGTCACTACTTCATTTCATTCCTCACCTGTTCTTAGTCCTGTTGCTTCACCTCATCACTCTTCTTCCACTGGTTTCTCTGCTCCACAACGTAAGAAGGAACATCAACATCAACACCAACATAGTCTTAAGACATGGAAGCAGATTGATGTTATTGAGGAAGAGGGATTTCTTCATGGAGAAGATCGGAATAGTGGATTTTCTCGTCGGTGTTACTTTCTTGCTTTTGTTGTTGggttctttgttttgttttctttgttctCTCTTATTCTTTTGGGTGCTAGTAAACACATGAAGCCAAAGATTGTTATCAAG AGCATAAAGTTTGATCATGTTACAGTCCAAGCTGGTTCGGATTCGACTGGGGTGGCCACTGATATGATCAGCATGAACTCTACTTTGAAATTCACATACCGCAATACGGGCACTTTCTTTGGAGTTCATGTTTCAGCTACACCCTTGGAACTGTCTTATTCAGATATAGTGATTGCTTCAGGAAAT ATGAAGGAGTTTCATCAATCTAGGAAGAGTCATAGATTGGTTAGTGTGGCAATAATGGGTAGCAAGGTACCTTTGTATGGAAGTGGTGCTAGCCTTAGCAGCACAACGGGTATGCCTACATTGCCAGTGCCATTGAACCTTAACTTTGTGATGAGATCAAGAGCTAATGTACTTGGGAAATTGGTGAAACCCAAATACTACAAGAGGATTCACTGTTCCATCACTTTGGATCCTAAGAAACTTGGTGCTCAAGTTCCCCTCAAGAATTCTTGCACATATGATTGA